A region from the Candidatus Angelobacter sp. genome encodes:
- a CDS encoding AAA family ATPase, whose protein sequence is MKTWTDIARATNAQVLEWAEAQAWARDMAGCNQDVQWHAEGDVWTHTRMVCAEVERLSDWPSLDRAAQLKLLFTALFHDAGKPATTVLDPGSGRTRSPKHALVGAEIARRMLREIECDVATREQICALVRFHGRPPYLLEKENPEREVISLSWLVNNRLLYLFALADTRGRRANEMSRPEEILHLWKLVAEERDCFVRPYVFANDHARFLFYRDQLSSLHYTPHEEYRCTVTLMSGLPGAGKDTWLAQARPGQAVVSLDAIREELDADGTDNQGEVIQAAREHCRGHLRAGRDFCFNATNVTRQMRQRWIDLFADYNARVEIVYLEPPMRTVLEQNKRRTNPVPESVIHRLVEKLEPPTITEAHELAYIDSIHDH, encoded by the coding sequence GTGAAAACCTGGACCGACATCGCGCGCGCGACGAACGCACAAGTTCTGGAATGGGCCGAAGCCCAGGCATGGGCTCGCGACATGGCCGGTTGCAATCAGGACGTGCAATGGCACGCGGAAGGCGATGTATGGACGCACACCAGGATGGTCTGCGCTGAAGTTGAGCGGCTCTCCGATTGGCCGTCGCTTGATCGCGCCGCGCAGTTGAAGCTGCTGTTCACCGCACTGTTCCATGACGCCGGCAAGCCAGCCACCACTGTTCTCGACCCGGGGTCGGGCCGGACACGCTCGCCCAAGCACGCGCTGGTCGGTGCGGAAATCGCGCGGCGGATGTTGCGGGAAATCGAGTGCGATGTCGCCACACGAGAACAAATCTGCGCGCTGGTTCGCTTTCACGGACGCCCGCCTTACCTGCTGGAAAAAGAAAACCCCGAGCGCGAAGTCATCTCGCTCTCGTGGCTTGTGAACAATCGGCTGCTTTACCTGTTCGCTCTGGCCGACACGCGCGGACGTAGGGCCAACGAGATGAGCCGCCCGGAGGAGATCCTGCATCTCTGGAAACTTGTCGCGGAGGAACGCGATTGTTTTGTCCGACCCTACGTGTTTGCCAACGACCACGCCCGTTTCCTTTTCTACCGCGATCAACTCAGCAGCTTGCACTACACACCGCACGAGGAGTATCGCTGCACCGTCACCCTGATGTCGGGTTTGCCGGGCGCAGGTAAAGACACCTGGCTGGCACAGGCCCGCCCCGGCCAGGCTGTCGTTTCTCTCGACGCCATTCGTGAGGAACTCGACGCGGACGGGACGGACAATCAAGGTGAAGTCATTCAGGCGGCACGCGAACACTGCCGCGGACATCTACGCGCGGGCCGTGACTTCTGCTTCAATGCCACTAACGTGACGCGCCAGATGCGCCAGCGATGGATTGACCTTTTCGCGGACTACAATGCCCGGGTGGAAATCGTTTACCTTGAGCCGCCGATGCGGACGGTGCTGGAACAGAACAAACGCAGGACGAATCCCGTGCCAGAGAGCGTCATCCATCGTTTGGTTGAAAAACTTGAACCGCCAACCATCACCGAAGCACACGAGTTGGCATACATTGATTCCATCCATGACCATTGA
- a CDS encoding polynucleotide adenylyltransferase encodes MNLPDELVRLLRDVPALSRAYLVGGCVRDSLLGIVHKDFDLEVYGVGYEALERVLSAHGRVDLVGKSFGVIKFTSQSGAQWDFSLPRRDSKMSAGHKGFRVEFDPGIDPKTAASRRDFTINALMFDPRTGEYLDFFGGRDDLEKRVLRHTSSAFVEDPLRVLRGMQFAARFDLTLAPETVGLCRSIVQTFPELAVERVGMEWFKWAGASRRPSAGLRFLKDTGWLRHFPEIAALDGTPQDPEWHPEGDVFTHTCHCCDAMAELPEWRAADETTRRVLMFAVLAHDFAKPQTTQEVERDGQKRIVSPGHEEQGGPVAEAFLTRIGAPNEIKERVVPLVKHHLAHLQMVSNRSVRRLANCLKPASIDELCLVMTADHFGRPPKPRIIHEGISGLRTKAEELRLRDAAPKPLLQGRHLIARGMQPGAQFGRLLDEAFEAQLEGRFTDLDGALKWLDERN; translated from the coding sequence ATGAACTTGCCCGATGAACTGGTGCGCCTGTTGCGCGATGTGCCGGCCCTGTCGCGGGCTTATCTCGTGGGCGGTTGCGTGCGCGATTCCCTGCTGGGCATCGTGCACAAGGACTTTGATCTCGAAGTTTACGGCGTGGGTTATGAAGCGCTGGAGCGGGTGTTAAGCGCGCATGGCCGCGTGGATCTGGTCGGCAAATCGTTCGGGGTAATCAAGTTCACCAGTCAAAGCGGGGCGCAGTGGGACTTCAGTCTGCCGCGCCGGGATTCCAAGATGTCCGCCGGGCATAAAGGATTTCGAGTGGAGTTCGATCCGGGCATTGATCCGAAGACGGCGGCGAGTCGCCGGGATTTTACAATCAACGCGCTGATGTTTGATCCGCGCACGGGCGAATACCTCGACTTTTTCGGCGGACGGGATGATCTGGAGAAACGCGTGCTGCGCCACACAAGTTCCGCTTTCGTCGAAGACCCGTTGCGCGTGCTGCGGGGAATGCAATTCGCCGCGCGTTTCGATCTGACGCTGGCGCCAGAGACGGTCGGGTTGTGCCGATCCATCGTGCAGACCTTTCCCGAGCTGGCGGTCGAGCGCGTGGGGATGGAGTGGTTCAAGTGGGCGGGCGCGAGCCGGCGACCGTCGGCGGGCCTGCGCTTTCTGAAGGACACCGGCTGGCTGCGGCACTTCCCGGAAATTGCGGCATTGGATGGGACACCGCAGGACCCGGAATGGCATCCGGAAGGCGACGTGTTCACGCACACGTGTCATTGCTGCGATGCAATGGCGGAATTGCCCGAGTGGCGCGCGGCGGATGAGACCACGCGCCGGGTGCTCATGTTCGCGGTGCTGGCGCATGACTTCGCGAAACCGCAGACCACTCAGGAGGTGGAGCGCGACGGGCAAAAACGTATTGTCTCGCCGGGGCACGAGGAGCAAGGCGGGCCGGTGGCGGAAGCCTTTCTGACGCGGATCGGCGCCCCGAACGAAATAAAAGAACGCGTGGTGCCGCTGGTGAAGCATCACCTCGCCCATTTGCAGATGGTGAGCAACCGCTCGGTTCGGCGGCTGGCGAACTGTTTGAAACCCGCGTCCATTGACGAACTCTGCCTGGTGATGACGGCGGATCATTTCGGCCGGCCACCCAAACCGCGGATCATTCACGAAGGGATTTCGGGGCTGCGGACGAAGGCAGAAGAGCTGCGCCTGCGCGACGCAGCGCCCAAACCGCTGTTGCAAGGTCGCCATTTGATTGCTCGGGGCATGCAGCCGGGCGCGCAGTTTGGCCGGTTGCTCGACGAGGCGTTCGAAGCACAACTTGAGGGCCGG